ACAATGCAAACAACGCAATGCACATGCACGCGTCACTTCCCAAATCACGATAAAAGGATTCTGGTCGTAATTCATCTAGTTCACTCCATTGGCATGATGGTATCTATTTATAATGTTTGGAGATTGTCTGATACAGACTATCCTTTTCAGCTAATGTCAGCAGTTTATTGGCCATCGGGTACAATACCCGATCCTCCTTGATCGTATGCTCTTCAAATAGCTCATCAAATTGCTTCAGTAAACAAACCATCGTCGAGGTTTTTTGTTCCAGTTGCACACACTGATTCAATTCGGTCCCAATTCGATCTGAGATCTCTAATAATCGGTCATGTTCTGATTTAATGAGCAGTAATGGCTCCTCTAATGTTGCCAGTCGACTCGTCAACGTAAAAAATAAAATATCGTCCTCCACCATAATGTGCCGACGGAAATCTGTTTGAAGGAATTGAAGGAAACGATGTAAATCTTCATGCAATGCTTCGT
The nucleotide sequence above comes from Brevibacillus laterosporus LMG 15441. Encoded proteins:
- a CDS encoding hemerythrin domain-containing protein yields the protein MLEYESDFAMKKKHEHILLSYLYNDHSELDGKLKHILSLIRYGTKWNEALHEDLHRFLQFLQTDFRRHIMVEDDILFFTLTSRLATLEEPLLLIKSEHDRLLEISDRIGTELNQCVQLEQKTSTMVCLLKQFDELFEEHTIKEDRVLYPMANKLLTLAEKDSLYQTISKHYK